One window of the Chryseotalea sp. WA131a genome contains the following:
- a CDS encoding IS1380 family transposase, which translates to MEHHYTDKLVTAWGGMKEMKILIDQTGISKKLAELGLPESKSNNRIDAVGIIESFWVGIWIGCFRFSHTAVVRVDEVLRQIFGWKRVASGTTFGRFFKKFTPSMNHQIFIELYTWFFEQIQFDNYTLDMDSSVITRYGEQEGSKKGYNPKKPGRGSHHPLFAFVNDIRMVANCWNRSGNTGSNSNCIHFLEETFAILKNKTVGLFRADSGFCTGTVLDFIEQRNIPYVIACKLYANLQASIYGITQWNAIGEGLWVSEINYQQGGWGKARRIVVIKQSEEIRARATGKKLKTLFSSVGIADEKVYRKRYHAFVTNQALPATEIWEQYKRRGDAENRIKELKEDFGTEGFCMDSFCATETAMRFVMVAYNLMSLFRQITHQKQPQPKLSTLRFNCFAVGSWVEQEAQKWVLKMSVPLKRRQWYDGLFSNVQKINLPLSLTG; encoded by the coding sequence ATGGAACACCACTATACCGATAAATTAGTAACAGCGTGGGGCGGGATGAAAGAGATGAAAATATTGATTGACCAAACTGGGATCAGCAAGAAGTTGGCCGAGCTTGGTTTGCCTGAGAGCAAGAGTAACAACCGGATAGATGCCGTGGGTATAATAGAGAGTTTTTGGGTGGGCATCTGGATTGGTTGCTTTCGTTTTAGTCACACAGCGGTGGTGCGGGTTGATGAAGTGTTGCGCCAGATATTTGGATGGAAGCGGGTTGCTTCGGGGACCACCTTCGGGCGGTTCTTTAAAAAGTTTACGCCCTCAATGAACCACCAAATTTTCATTGAACTGTACACGTGGTTTTTTGAGCAGATCCAATTCGACAATTACACGTTGGATATGGACAGCAGTGTGATCACCCGTTACGGGGAACAGGAGGGCAGCAAAAAAGGGTACAACCCCAAGAAGCCTGGCCGTGGCAGCCATCATCCCTTGTTTGCTTTTGTCAATGACATACGCATGGTGGCCAATTGCTGGAACCGCAGCGGCAATACAGGGAGCAACAGCAACTGCATCCATTTTTTAGAAGAGACCTTTGCCATCCTCAAAAACAAAACAGTAGGGTTGTTCAGGGCCGATAGTGGGTTTTGTACCGGTACAGTCTTGGATTTCATTGAGCAGAGAAATATCCCCTACGTCATTGCCTGTAAGCTGTATGCCAATTTACAAGCCAGCATTTATGGTATCACCCAATGGAATGCGATAGGCGAAGGCTTATGGGTATCGGAAATAAACTACCAGCAAGGCGGCTGGGGCAAAGCCCGTAGGATTGTGGTCATCAAACAAAGTGAAGAAATCAGGGCCAGGGCAACGGGTAAGAAGCTCAAGACATTATTCAGCAGCGTGGGCATAGCGGACGAAAAAGTGTACCGCAAAAGGTACCATGCCTTTGTCACTAACCAAGCCCTGCCGGCAACAGAAATATGGGAACAATATAAGCGCAGGGGTGATGCCGAAAACAGGATCAAGGAGTTGAAAGAAGATTTCGGTACAGAAGGCTTTTGCATGGATAGTTTTTGTGCTACTGAAACAGCTATGCGCTTTGTGATGGTAGCCTATAATTTGATGAGCCTGTTCCGCCAAATAACCCATCAAAAACAGCCACAGCCCAAGCTTTCCACATTAAGGTTCAACTGCTTTGCAGTTGGAAGTTGGGTGGAGCAGGAAGCCCAAAAATGGGTACTGAAAATGTCCGTCCCACTCAAAAGAAGGCAATGGTATGATGGATTATTCTCAAATGTCCAAAAAATAAACCTGCCACTAAGTCTGACTGGATAG
- a CDS encoding IS1380 family transposase — protein sequence MEHHYTDKLVTAWGGMKEMKILIDQTGISKKLAELGLPESKSNNRIDAVGIIESFWVGIWIGCFRFSHTAVVRVDEVLRQIFGWKRVASGTTFGRFFKKFTPSMNHQIFIELYTWFFEQIQFDNYTLDMDSSVITRYGEQEGSKKGYNPKKPGRGSHHPLFAFVNDIRMVANCWNRSGNTGSNSNCIHFLEETFAILKNKTVGLFRADSGFCTGTVLDFIEQRNIPYVIACKLYANLQASIYGITQWNAIGEGLWVSEINYQQGGWGKARRIVVIKQSEEIRAKATGKKLKTLFSSMGIADEKVYRKRYHAFVTNQKLPALEIWEQYKRRGDAENRIKELKEDFGAEGFCMDSFCATETAMRFVMVAYNLMSLFRQITHQKQPQPKLSTLRFNCFAVGSWLEEEAQKWVLQMSVPLKRRQWYDGLFSNIKNINLPLSLTG from the coding sequence ATGGAACACCACTATACCGATAAATTAGTAACAGCGTGGGGCGGGATGAAAGAGATGAAAATATTGATTGACCAAACTGGGATCAGCAAGAAGTTGGCCGAGCTTGGTTTGCCTGAGAGCAAGAGTAACAACCGGATAGATGCCGTGGGTATAATAGAGAGTTTTTGGGTGGGCATCTGGATTGGTTGCTTTCGTTTTAGTCACACAGCGGTGGTGCGGGTTGATGAAGTGTTGCGCCAGATATTTGGATGGAAGCGGGTTGCTTCGGGGACCACCTTCGGGCGTTTCTTTAAAAAGTTTACGCCCTCAATGAACCACCAAATTTTCATTGAACTGTACACGTGGTTTTTTGAGCAGATCCAATTCGACAATTACACGTTGGATATGGACAGCAGTGTGATCACCCGTTACGGGGAACAGGAGGGCAGCAAAAAAGGGTACAACCCCAAGAAGCCTGGCCGTGGCAGCCATCATCCCTTGTTTGCTTTTGTCAATGACATACGCATGGTGGCCAATTGCTGGAACCGCAGCGGCAATACAGGGAGCAACAGCAACTGCATCCATTTTTTAGAAGAGACCTTTGCCATCCTCAAAAACAAAACAGTAGGGTTGTTCAGGGCCGATAGTGGGTTTTGTACCGGTACAGTCTTGGATTTCATTGAGCAGAGAAATATCCCCTACGTCATTGCCTGTAAGCTGTATGCCAATTTACAAGCCAGCATTTATGGTATCACCCAATGGAATGCGATAGGCGAAGGCTTATGGGTATCGGAAATAAACTACCAGCAAGGCGGCTGGGGCAAAGCCCGTAGGATTGTGGTCATCAAACAAAGTGAAGAAATCAGGGCCAAGGCTACAGGGAAAAAACTAAAGACATTATTTAGTAGCATGGGCATAGCAGACGAAAAAGTATACCGTAAAAGATATCACGCCTTTGTAACGAACCAAAAATTGCCAGCATTGGAAATATGGGAACAATATAAACGCAGGGGAGATGCTGAGAACAGGATAAAAGAACTCAAAGAAGATTTTGGTGCAGAAGGTTTTTGCATGGACAGCTTTTGTGCTACCGAAACAGCTATGCGTTTTGTAATGGTAGCCTATAATTTGATGAGCCTGTTCCGGCAAATAACCCACCAGAAACAGCCCCAGCCCAAGCTTTCAACATTAAGGTTCAACTGCTTTGCAGTTGGAAGTTGGTTGGAGGAAGAGGCTCAAAAATGGGTATTGCAAATGTCCGTGCCACTCAAAAGAAGACAATGGTATGATGGCCTTTTCTCAAATATTAAAAATATAAACCTGCCACTAAGTCTTACCGGTTAG
- a CDS encoding IS4 family transposase produces the protein MSLFHSTAKSGLNGKRKGGLKVQAQMPLSGFVPDLITITEGGRNDKNFLGQPAPAPGTIYVFDKGYVNFSVFDQWTQQGIYFVTRLNDNAVYDVVEPKVYDIEEFAGGGVIRDEIIHLRLPDRNQCFKARLITYKDPLTGHVLKFLSNMFLYQAITITLLYKNRWGMEVLFKRLKQNFELSYFYSDSSEGIKTQLWIALIAHLLFTVIHKQVKECEQFMTMVSMASNNLGSYICFVSMLSMRNKLSAPQREVNKIQLDMFVAIKGGCFSKHRKIPLILTY, from the coding sequence TTGTCACTATTTCATTCTACTGCAAAATCTGGGTTAAATGGCAAGCGTAAAGGCGGCCTCAAAGTGCAGGCGCAAATGCCCCTGTCGGGTTTTGTGCCGGATTTAATCACCATAACGGAAGGGGGTCGCAACGATAAGAATTTCCTCGGACAGCCCGCCCCCGCCCCGGGCACGATTTACGTCTTTGACAAAGGCTATGTCAACTTTTCGGTTTTTGATCAATGGACACAACAGGGGATCTATTTTGTTACACGCCTCAACGATAACGCGGTGTATGATGTGGTAGAGCCCAAGGTTTATGATATAGAAGAATTTGCAGGGGGTGGTGTGATCAGGGATGAAATTATCCATCTCAGACTCCCAGATCGTAACCAATGCTTTAAAGCGCGGCTGATCACCTACAAAGACCCACTGACAGGTCATGTGCTGAAGTTTTTATCCAATATGTTCCTCTATCAAGCCATCACCATCACCTTACTTTACAAAAACCGTTGGGGCATGGAGGTATTGTTCAAACGCCTCAAGCAAAATTTTGAGCTCAGTTATTTTTACTCGGACAGCTCAGAAGGAATCAAAACTCAATTGTGGATTGCCCTGATAGCGCACCTGCTTTTTACTGTTATCCATAAGCAAGTGAAAGAATGTGAACAGTTTATGACCATGGTCAGCATGGCTTCAAACAATTTAGGTTCCTACATCTGTTTTGTATCCATGTTATCCATGCGAAATAAATTATCGGCCCCCCAGCGTGAGGTTAATAAAATCCAGCTTGATATGTTTGTGGCTATTAAGGGGGGGTGTTTTTCAAAGCATAGAAAAATCCCCTTAATTTTAACCTATTGA
- a CDS encoding c-type cytochrome produces MKSGYLFTIAIIFVMSFSCAQKEKRGVANPTADSLWQAPDTSAMPNHQVRYGRKLIANTSYYLGPQGTVAAISNGMNCQNCHLNAGTKPFANNFGSVASLYPKFRARSGGLESVEKRINDCIQRSLNGQPLDSLSEEMRAMVTYILWVGKDVAKGKKAEGSGLKDIAFLNRSADTLKGKIIYEKQCRVCHQKNGRGMPLGSGRGFAFPPLWGDKSFNTAAGLFRLSNFAKYVRANMPQGATYSQPILTEEEAWDVAAYIISQPRPHKEFKNDWPKIETKPFDHPFGPYADTLSEVEHKYGPWKEKLAGGSKQVAQAY; encoded by the coding sequence ATGAAATCTGGCTATTTATTTACCATAGCAATTATTTTTGTAATGAGTTTCTCGTGTGCTCAAAAGGAAAAACGAGGAGTGGCAAATCCAACGGCCGATTCACTCTGGCAAGCTCCGGATACTTCCGCTATGCCCAATCATCAAGTGCGCTACGGTCGCAAGTTGATTGCCAATACAAGTTACTACCTAGGCCCCCAAGGAACGGTTGCTGCCATCTCGAACGGAATGAATTGCCAAAACTGCCATTTGAATGCGGGTACGAAACCGTTTGCAAACAATTTTGGGTCGGTGGCTTCGCTGTATCCAAAATTCCGGGCACGCTCTGGCGGATTGGAGAGCGTAGAAAAACGAATCAACGATTGTATTCAGCGTAGTTTAAATGGCCAGCCACTCGATTCACTTTCCGAAGAAATGCGCGCGATGGTGACGTATATTTTATGGGTGGGGAAAGATGTAGCGAAAGGAAAAAAAGCGGAGGGCTCAGGATTGAAAGACATTGCTTTTTTAAATCGATCTGCCGACACGCTAAAAGGAAAAATTATTTATGAAAAGCAGTGTCGTGTATGCCATCAAAAAAATGGAAGGGGCATGCCCTTGGGCAGCGGAAGGGGATTTGCTTTTCCTCCGTTGTGGGGAGATAAAAGTTTCAACACGGCCGCTGGACTTTTTCGTCTTTCTAATTTCGCGAAATATGTTCGCGCCAACATGCCGCAAGGTGCCACCTATTCGCAACCAATATTGACGGAAGAAGAAGCGTGGGATGTGGCCGCCTATATCATCTCTCAACCAAGGCCGCACAAAGAATTTAAAAATGATTGGCCAAAAATTGAAACCAAGCCATTCGATCACCCCTTTGGGCCTTATGCCGATACGCTGAGTGAGGTAGAGCATAAGTATGGACCCTGGAAAGAAAAGTTGGCAGGCGGAAGTAAGCAGGTTGCTCAAGCCTATTGA
- a CDS encoding glycosyl hydrolase codes for MQRIISVILFVFIASLSAAQNLDSLFKYVKYRNIGPFRGGRSVCASGVVGDPLTYYMGTTGGGLWKTEDAGVSWRNISDGFFKTGSVGAVAVSENEPNVVYVGMGEHAPRGVMTTYGDGVYKSTDAGKTWKKMGLEKTLQIARIVIHPRNSDIVYVAAQGAINGPTQDRGIYKSTNGGVTWTKVLFVNDLTGCAELSMDMSNPKVLYAAMWHHQRLPWKVISGGPGSGLYKSVDGGDTWEKIHNGLPKELGKMAIAVSRANPEKVYAVIESDTEKEQGGLFVSNDAGKSWNKVSSNHELVQRAWYYIEVFPDTQDENTVYVMSASALRSIDGGKTWDHIYTQHGDYHDVWINPHNSKNIAVSDDGGTSISFNGGKTFSLITNNMPTAQIYRVNVDNSFPYRIYGGQQDNTSVRIESLALGKWGIGERNWDYSAGGESAFLAFNPDDPKLVLGGSYLGTIEALQPHAHAGTGVMAAPIQYLGRASKDMKYRFNWNAPIIWSKHEPNTFYHGAQVLLRTRDNGMSWEEASPDLTRNEKDKQGKGGGPYTVEAVGAENYGTLSYVLESPAEKGVIWTGSDDGLVQLTRDGGKTWSNVTPKGLAECLINSIDVSPHDPATVYIATTRYKFNDFTPGLYKTTDYGKTWVNISKGIPQGAYTRVVREDEVRKGLLFAGTELGMYVSWNGGNTWQPLQLNLPITPITDLKIHRGDLVVGTMGRAFWILDDLGLIRQHNGTTDESFKVYLPEDAVIGNWGSGLNRTSATYAGTDEFSGVNPANGVVLYYQLPKLPDSVHVTLEIKDAAGKLVRTVSSKADPSFHLYDGGPSPEPKLTKEKGLNRFVWDMRYATMTGAPEVYIESSFRGHKASPGTYSVTLSYGKNQSNTECKILPNPLYNLTAQEYADYHNFMSSMEETLNDMHRKVNSIYKTQNQLSDVLKELEGDKYAALKKTGNDLIQKMKVWDEEMVQRKAKAYDDVDNFENKFTANYLFLINHVESDIPRITKPSRDRNEELTKQWTNLQARAKEILEKDVPAFSRLLWGVGVGAVRAGK; via the coding sequence ATGCAAAGAATTATTTCAGTTATCCTCTTCGTGTTCATCGCTAGTCTGTCAGCCGCCCAGAACCTTGATAGCCTCTTTAAATATGTAAAATACCGCAACATTGGTCCCTTCCGTGGCGGGCGATCGGTGTGTGCGAGCGGAGTGGTGGGCGATCCATTGACTTATTACATGGGCACCACGGGTGGTGGCTTATGGAAGACTGAAGATGCAGGAGTTAGCTGGAGAAATATTTCAGACGGTTTCTTTAAGACAGGTTCTGTAGGTGCTGTGGCGGTTTCTGAAAATGAACCCAATGTGGTATATGTGGGTATGGGCGAGCATGCTCCGCGCGGAGTGATGACTACTTATGGCGATGGCGTTTACAAATCTACCGATGCGGGAAAGACTTGGAAGAAAATGGGTTTGGAAAAAACGTTGCAGATTGCGAGAATCGTTATTCATCCGCGAAATTCCGATATTGTGTATGTAGCAGCGCAAGGAGCGATCAATGGCCCCACGCAAGATCGGGGCATTTACAAATCAACCAATGGCGGAGTAACCTGGACGAAAGTTCTTTTTGTCAATGACCTTACGGGATGCGCTGAACTTTCTATGGACATGAGCAATCCAAAGGTGTTGTATGCTGCCATGTGGCACCATCAACGCTTGCCGTGGAAAGTGATCAGCGGTGGCCCTGGCAGTGGATTGTACAAATCGGTGGATGGTGGTGATACGTGGGAGAAAATCCATAATGGCCTGCCGAAGGAATTGGGTAAAATGGCCATCGCAGTAAGCCGCGCCAATCCTGAAAAAGTTTATGCGGTCATTGAAAGTGACACCGAAAAAGAACAAGGCGGCTTGTTTGTATCTAACGATGCTGGCAAAAGTTGGAACAAAGTCAGCAGCAATCATGAACTGGTGCAACGCGCATGGTATTACATTGAAGTATTTCCTGATACACAAGATGAGAATACTGTTTATGTCATGAGTGCTTCAGCCTTGCGTTCGATTGATGGAGGCAAAACATGGGATCACATTTATACACAGCATGGCGATTACCACGATGTGTGGATCAATCCGCACAACTCTAAGAATATTGCCGTATCGGATGATGGCGGCACCAGCATTTCTTTCAACGGTGGAAAAACTTTTTCCCTCATCACCAACAACATGCCAACGGCACAAATTTATCGGGTGAACGTTGACAACAGTTTTCCTTATAGGATTTATGGGGGGCAACAAGACAATACATCTGTTCGTATTGAAAGTTTGGCGTTGGGCAAATGGGGGATAGGCGAGCGCAATTGGGATTACTCGGCTGGTGGCGAGAGTGCGTTTTTGGCATTTAACCCAGATGACCCGAAATTGGTTTTAGGAGGAAGCTATTTGGGCACTATTGAAGCATTGCAACCACATGCCCATGCTGGAACGGGAGTGATGGCCGCGCCTATTCAATACTTGGGCCGCGCTAGCAAAGACATGAAGTACCGTTTCAATTGGAATGCGCCCATCATTTGGTCGAAGCACGAGCCAAATACGTTTTACCATGGTGCTCAAGTACTCTTGCGAACGCGCGATAACGGCATGAGTTGGGAAGAAGCTTCACCTGATTTGACACGCAACGAAAAAGACAAGCAAGGCAAAGGTGGTGGCCCTTACACGGTGGAGGCAGTTGGTGCAGAAAATTATGGAACGCTTAGCTATGTGTTGGAATCGCCCGCGGAAAAAGGAGTCATCTGGACGGGCAGTGATGATGGCTTGGTGCAACTGACACGCGATGGAGGAAAAACCTGGAGCAATGTAACCCCGAAAGGTCTGGCAGAATGTCTCATCAACTCCATTGACGTTTCTCCGCACGATCCGGCCACGGTCTACATCGCTACTACACGCTATAAATTCAACGATTTCACACCCGGCCTTTACAAAACAACCGACTATGGGAAGACATGGGTCAACATCAGCAAAGGCATTCCACAGGGCGCTTACACCCGCGTGGTGCGCGAAGACGAAGTACGAAAAGGATTGCTTTTTGCCGGAACCGAATTGGGTATGTATGTAAGTTGGAATGGTGGCAATACGTGGCAGCCACTGCAATTGAATTTGCCGATTACACCCATCACTGATTTAAAAATTCACAGAGGTGATTTGGTTGTAGGAACGATGGGGCGCGCTTTTTGGATTTTGGATGACTTGGGTTTGATCCGTCAACATAATGGAACAACTGACGAAAGTTTTAAAGTCTATCTACCCGAAGATGCCGTGATTGGCAATTGGGGTAGTGGGTTGAACCGAACTTCGGCAACCTATGCAGGCACGGATGAGTTCTCAGGAGTAAATCCGGCCAATGGAGTAGTGCTATATTATCAGTTGCCTAAGTTGCCAGACTCCGTTCACGTTACACTTGAGATCAAAGATGCAGCGGGAAAGCTTGTGCGAACGGTAAGCTCAAAAGCAGACCCCTCTTTTCACTTGTATGATGGTGGCCCCTCGCCTGAGCCAAAGCTGACCAAAGAAAAAGGACTGAACCGTTTTGTGTGGGATATGCGCTACGCCACCATGACGGGCGCACCGGAAGTGTATATTGAAAGCAGTTTCCGTGGGCATAAGGCTTCGCCCGGCACTTATTCTGTTACTTTGAGCTATGGCAAAAACCAAAGCAATACCGAATGCAAAATCTTGCCGAACCCATTGTACAACCTCACCGCGCAAGAGTATGCCGACTACCACAATTTTATGAGTTCGATGGAGGAAACGCTCAACGATATGCACCGCAAAGTGAACAGCATTTATAAAACACAAAATCAATTGAGCGATGTGCTGAAGGAGTTGGAAGGAGACAAGTATGCGGCACTGAAGAAAACAGGCAACGACCTGATTCAAAAAATGAAAGTGTGGGATGAAGAAATGGTACAGCGCAAAGCAAAAGCCTATGACGATGTGGACAACTTCGAAAACAAGTTTACGGCCAATTATCTATTCCTTATCAACCATGTCGAAAGCGATATTCCTCGTATAACTAAACCCAGTAGAGACCGGAATGAAGAATTGACAAAACAATGGACTAACTTGCAGGCGCGGGCAAAAGAAATACTCGAAAAAGATGTGCCTGCATTTTCAAGATTATTGTGGGGTGTGGGTGTTGGGGCAGTTAGAGCGGGAAAATAA
- a CDS encoding nucleotide pyrophosphohydrolase — protein sequence MTLQDTQTQVDQWIKTHGVRYFNELTNMAMLTEEVGEVARIIARRYGEQSEKESDKGKDLGDEMADVLWVLICLANQTGVDLTEAFRKNLEKKTQRDKERHHNNLKLK from the coding sequence ATGACTTTACAAGATACCCAAACCCAAGTAGACCAATGGATAAAAACCCATGGTGTTCGCTACTTTAATGAACTTACCAACATGGCCATGCTCACCGAAGAAGTAGGGGAGGTGGCGCGCATCATTGCGAGAAGGTACGGAGAGCAATCTGAAAAGGAATCCGACAAAGGCAAAGACCTTGGCGATGAAATGGCCGATGTGCTTTGGGTGCTGATTTGTTTGGCCAACCAAACCGGAGTGGATTTAACGGAGGCATTTAGGAAAAACTTGGAGAAGAAGACGCAGCGGGATAAAGAGCGGCATCACAATAATCTTAAACTAAAATAG
- a CDS encoding IS630 family transposase, giving the protein MAINKNNDLRFEDECHFQQHGSRCKMWFPPEDKDPVLLHAPTRKTISLFGVVSASTGQMTTMLTKVFNAMTFLAFLKKVLKTRKRGKKLIVVLDNARYHHAILLKSWLSENQDKIGLMFLPPYSPDLNNIERVWKITRRKCTHNKYFSTLGEVELIIKKQMKEWGKPNETIHKLCCII; this is encoded by the coding sequence ATGGCAATAAACAAAAATAACGATTTGCGTTTTGAGGATGAATGTCATTTTCAGCAGCATGGTTCAAGGTGCAAAATGTGGTTTCCGCCCGAAGATAAAGACCCCGTTTTGCTTCATGCCCCCACACGGAAAACCATATCACTTTTCGGGGTGGTAAGTGCAAGTACTGGACAGATGACAACAATGCTAACCAAAGTGTTCAACGCAATGACCTTTTTGGCGTTCTTAAAAAAAGTCCTCAAGACAAGAAAACGCGGGAAGAAATTGATCGTGGTTCTGGACAACGCAAGATATCACCATGCTATTTTGTTGAAGTCGTGGCTATCGGAAAACCAGGATAAAATCGGCCTAATGTTTTTGCCACCATACAGTCCCGATCTAAACAATATTGAGCGGGTTTGGAAGATAACACGCAGGAAATGTACCCACAATAAATATTTCTCCACACTGGGCGAAGTAGAGTTAATTATAAAAAAACAAATGAAAGAGTGGGGAAAGCCAAATGAAACAATACATAAATTATGCTGCATTATTTAA
- a CDS encoding transposase translates to MKRLFIKDDKNMHIAIQQEIHRSDDSKYDHRLHGLLLVLNGYDCYTVGELFGQSPTTIQRWVKSFNSKGFSGLAEGGKSGRPGSLSEKQWQQLGDDLRKSPVDFSYGQNFWDGKLMSAHLKKKYKVELGVRQCQRIFNSMGFRLRKPRPLIANGDPKAKKAFKKTPFDGNKQK, encoded by the coding sequence ATGAAACGGTTATTTATTAAAGACGACAAGAACATGCACATAGCCATCCAACAGGAGATACACAGATCGGATGATTCCAAGTACGATCATAGGCTACACGGTTTATTGTTGGTTCTTAACGGCTATGATTGTTATACCGTGGGAGAATTGTTTGGTCAATCCCCTACTACTATTCAGAGATGGGTAAAAAGTTTTAACAGCAAAGGGTTTTCTGGTTTGGCAGAAGGAGGAAAGTCAGGTCGGCCTGGTAGTCTAAGCGAGAAGCAATGGCAACAATTAGGTGATGACTTACGCAAAAGCCCTGTCGATTTTTCTTATGGACAGAATTTTTGGGATGGTAAGTTGATGTCCGCCCACCTTAAAAAAAAGTATAAGGTTGAACTGGGCGTCCGTCAATGCCAACGGATATTTAATTCGATGGGATTTCGACTACGAAAGCCGCGCCCACTAATTGCAAATGGAGACCCAAAAGCCAAAAAGGCTTTTAAAAAAACTCCTTTTGATGGCAATAAACAAAAATAA
- a CDS encoding histidine kinase yields MAAPISLLHSINSKNRWVVRMAFWVFVLVFYSLLFAQGSNQFWHTVLFVGLLMPVTISATYLLNYFLVPTYLLRSRYASFALYFVYTLVGALFFEMWIVVLTFIVVAELNIKAMSPGSINLTFLLTSLLMIVFLGVALKMLSHWQKSKDDYNHLMRDKIEAELKFLKVQLNPHFLFNTLNNLYYLSIEKSDQTPKAILALSEMLDYVLHEGKSQFVLLSREVMQLTNYIELEKLRYGNRLVVELTTNGNLESVTIPPMMLITLVENSFKHGAMPTADNSWIKITVSNSDVLRVEIRNSWKRIAMGEGIGLANIKSQLEILFPQKHSLEIDSSHSNEFGVVLIIKP; encoded by the coding sequence ATGGCAGCTCCCATTAGTTTGTTGCATTCAATCAATTCTAAAAATCGTTGGGTCGTTCGCATGGCTTTTTGGGTTTTTGTATTGGTGTTCTATTCATTGCTTTTTGCGCAAGGTTCAAATCAATTTTGGCATACAGTTCTTTTTGTCGGATTGTTGATGCCCGTTACTATTTCAGCTACTTATCTCTTAAATTATTTCTTGGTGCCTACTTATTTGTTGCGCAGCAGGTATGCATCGTTCGCTCTTTATTTTGTTTATACCTTGGTGGGTGCATTGTTTTTTGAAATGTGGATTGTGGTGCTGACATTTATTGTAGTGGCCGAGTTGAACATAAAGGCCATGAGCCCGGGGTCGATTAATCTTACTTTTTTGCTTACCTCTTTGTTGATGATTGTTTTTCTTGGGGTAGCCTTAAAGATGCTTTCGCATTGGCAAAAATCAAAAGACGATTACAATCATCTGATGCGCGACAAAATAGAAGCAGAGTTGAAGTTTCTAAAGGTTCAACTGAATCCACACTTTCTCTTCAACACGTTAAACAACCTCTATTATTTAAGTATCGAAAAATCGGATCAAACACCCAAAGCGATTTTAGCGTTAAGCGAAATGCTGGATTATGTTTTGCACGAGGGCAAATCGCAATTCGTTTTGCTTTCGCGAGAAGTGATGCAATTGACAAATTATATTGAGCTGGAGAAATTGCGCTATGGAAATCGATTGGTGGTCGAGTTAACGACCAATGGTAATTTGGAGTCGGTCACCATTCCACCTATGATGTTGATTACGCTGGTGGAAAATTCTTTTAAGCATGGTGCAATGCCTACAGCCGATAATTCTTGGATAAAGATTACGGTTAGTAATTCAGATGTGTTAAGAGTTGAAATTCGGAATAGTTGGAAGAGGATTGCGATGGGCGAGGGCATTGGTCTCGCCAATATCAAAAGCCAATTGGAAATACTTTTCCCACAAAAGCACTCTTTGGAAATTGATAGTAGTCATTCGAATGAATTTGGTGTAGTTTTAATCATTAAGCCGTAA
- a CDS encoding response regulator transcription factor: MKFKYLIIDDEPFARKLIYSHTSKIEGLELVAECSHAIEANNYLQKHAIDLLFLDIQMPEMTGLQLMDTLRRPPAVIITTAHRDFAPEAFTIDAIDYLLKPIAFERLLKAVNKFFNSRQSQSSPVSLANEFIYVKADRKMNKILVSDILYVESLDDYVKIHQLNSILMVKENISQLEEKLSKYLFVRIHRSFLVSSKVIKSISAEGVEVGNKVLPFGRAFKNGAMALLGIDQK, translated from the coding sequence ATGAAGTTCAAGTATTTAATTATTGATGATGAACCCTTTGCTCGCAAGTTGATTTATTCGCATACATCAAAAATAGAGGGGTTGGAGTTAGTGGCCGAATGCAGCCACGCTATTGAGGCCAATAATTATTTACAAAAACATGCAATTGATTTGCTGTTCCTCGATATTCAAATGCCGGAGATGACAGGCTTGCAATTGATGGACACACTGCGTAGGCCACCTGCGGTGATCATCACTACTGCCCATCGCGATTTTGCCCCCGAAGCGTTTACCATCGATGCGATCGATTATTTATTGAAGCCCATTGCATTTGAACGATTGTTAAAAGCGGTAAACAAGTTTTTTAATTCTCGACAATCGCAATCAAGTCCGGTTTCGTTGGCAAACGAATTCATTTATGTGAAGGCCGATCGGAAAATGAATAAGATACTGGTCAGCGATATTTTGTATGTCGAGAGTTTGGATGACTATGTAAAAATTCACCAACTCAATTCAATATTGATGGTGAAAGAAAACATTAGTCAATTGGAGGAAAAACTTAGCAAATATCTTTTTGTAAGAATTCACCGCTCGTTTTTGGTTTCATCCAAAGTGATCAAGTCCATTTCGGCAGAAGGTGTTGAGGTGGGAAATAAAGTCCTTCCGTTTGGTCGAGCCTTTAAGAATGGTGCGATGGCTTTGTTGGGTATCGATCAGAAATAA